In one Methanobrevibacter arboriphilus genomic region, the following are encoded:
- a CDS encoding Coenzyme F420 hydrogenase/dehydrogenase, beta subunit C-terminal domain: MMNNNVKTAMVGTPCQILAATKINEYSDETGGSSIDVKIGLFCMENFSYTYLKEFLIDKKIDINNVKGFRIEENKFKVILNNNDIFMVPLSETDSFKRKNCDICLDYTSDISDISIGSLGSPKGWSTVIIRTEKGKKILENAEKENYFETKEISEKGKQLLERIANQKIQKNLENINLREEVSRPVIYRRKISDDEIDEISSECQFENLESDVISEGACVLCGACEYVCPIDIVKIDDRKPQKFGECKEDCHACYYACPRTFLSENILGYDFEEKPLGDYLDIVSVRSSKIKGQDGGAVTSILMYLLEKGLVDNVSIVGEDENISWKPVSRLTSDVEEVKKAAGTKYSTVPIGFKALEK; this comes from the coding sequence ATGATGAATAATAATGTAAAAACTGCTATGGTTGGAACTCCTTGTCAAATATTAGCTGCTACTAAAATTAATGAATATTCAGATGAAACTGGAGGATCATCTATTGATGTCAAAATAGGATTATTTTGTATGGAAAACTTTTCATATACTTATTTAAAAGAATTTTTAATAGATAAAAAAATTGATATCAACAATGTTAAAGGTTTTAGGATTGAAGAAAATAAGTTTAAAGTAATTTTAAACAACAATGATATATTTATGGTTCCTTTATCTGAAACTGATTCTTTTAAAAGAAAAAATTGTGACATTTGTCTTGATTATACTTCTGATATATCCGATATTTCCATAGGGTCTCTTGGATCTCCTAAAGGGTGGTCTACTGTAATTATTAGGACTGAAAAAGGAAAAAAAATCCTTGAAAATGCAGAAAAAGAGAATTATTTTGAAACTAAAGAAATATCAGAAAAAGGAAAACAATTACTTGAAAGAATTGCTAATCAAAAAATACAGAAAAATCTTGAAAATATTAATTTGAGAGAAGAAGTTTCAAGACCCGTTATTTATAGAAGAAAGATTAGTGATGATGAAATTGATGAAATATCTTCAGAATGTCAATTTGAGAATTTAGAGTCTGATGTTATATCTGAAGGTGCATGTGTACTCTGTGGTGCTTGCGAATATGTTTGTCCAATAGATATAGTTAAAATTGATGATCGAAAACCTCAAAAATTTGGTGAATGTAAAGAAGATTGTCATGCTTGTTATTATGCTTGTCCTAGAACCTTCCTTAGTGAAAATATTTTAGGGTATGATTTCGAGGAAAAACCATTAGGAGATTATTTGGATATTGTTTCTGTAAGATCTAGTAAGATTAAAGGTCAAGATGGAGGAGCTGTAACTTCAATATTAATGTATCTACTTGAAAAAGGCTTAGTTGACAATGTATCTATTGTAGGTGAAGATGAAAATATTTCATGGAAACCAGTTTCAAGATTAACTAGTGATGTTGAAGAAGTTAAAAAAGCAGCCGGAACTAAGTATAGTACCGTTCCTATAGGATTTAAAGCTTTAGAAAAATAA
- a CDS encoding radical SAM protein yields MIEKLLNDYFMVNLNKKLSLSNRAKLIPSKNYNEINLLWKEHQKIQSDLDNGKYKCLNDSIPDFSYLDLKIKIANKIFKECIFCPRKCKVDRNNETGFCGVRNPIIASELFNQNETLPIMFKTDYNINYNINSNINNNSNINNSNINNNFNTNNNSNSNSTIDSNIICNTNPNTDFNIISNSDSITDYNNNSNNSFNNNYNNNFNDNFNNSCNVDSKKDLNNKDNNNSNILENNNNNCKKSSLCIAGLNEESPLIPSHKIFFSGCTLRCAFCQNYEISINPKNGISINKKDLAFKINNNRLAGSSNVNFVGGEPTPNLNFILETIKLTKENIPIIYNSNMYLSTETMSLLNGFVDLYLTDFKFGNNKCASRLSGVSDYMETVGNNHKIALSSGNIIIRHLVLPNHIECCSIPLIDWIVENLGVDVVLDIVDKYKPFYKANQYQDLSKTLKSKDVERVIDYAKSLGLNNIIKT; encoded by the coding sequence TTGATTGAAAAACTTCTTAATGATTATTTTATGGTAAATTTAAATAAGAAACTATCGTTATCAAATAGAGCAAAGTTAATACCATCAAAAAATTATAATGAAATAAATCTTCTTTGGAAAGAACATCAAAAAATACAAAGTGATTTAGACAATGGAAAATATAAATGTCTAAATGATAGTATACCTGATTTTTCTTATCTTGATTTAAAAATTAAGATTGCAAATAAAATATTTAAAGAATGTATTTTCTGTCCAAGAAAATGTAAAGTTGATAGAAACAATGAAACAGGTTTTTGTGGTGTGAGAAATCCAATAATAGCTTCTGAATTGTTCAATCAAAATGAAACATTACCAATAATGTTTAAAACCGATTATAATATTAATTATAATATTAACTCTAATATTAATAACAATTCTAATATTAATAATTCTAATATTAATAATAATTTTAATACTAATAATAATTCTAATAGTAATTCTACTATTGATTCCAATATTATTTGTAATACTAATCCTAATACTGATTTTAATATTATTTCTAATTCTGATTCAATTACTGATTATAATAATAATTCTAATAATAGTTTTAACAATAATTACAATAATAATTTTAATGATAATTTTAACAATAGTTGTAATGTTGATTCTAAAAAAGATCTTAATAATAAGGATAATAATAATTCAAATATTCTTGAAAATAATAATAATAATTGTAAAAAGTCATCATTATGTATAGCAGGATTAAATGAAGAGAGTCCTTTAATCCCTAGTCATAAAATATTCTTTTCAGGTTGTACATTAAGATGTGCTTTTTGTCAAAATTATGAAATTAGTATAAATCCAAAAAATGGAATATCCATAAATAAAAAAGATTTAGCTTTTAAAATAAATAATAATAGATTAGCAGGTTCAAGTAATGTAAACTTTGTTGGAGGAGAACCAACACCTAATCTTAATTTTATTTTAGAAACTATAAAATTAACTAAAGAAAATATCCCTATTATTTATAATAGTAATATGTATCTATCTACAGAAACAATGAGCTTATTAAACGGGTTTGTTGATCTTTATCTTACTGATTTTAAATTTGGTAACAATAAATGTGCTTCAAGACTTTCTGGTGTTTCTGATTATATGGAAACTGTTGGGAATAATCATAAAATAGCTTTAAGTTCTGGAAATATAATTATTAGACACTTAGTTTTACCTAACCATATAGAATGCTGTTCAATACCATTAATAGATTGGATCGTTGAAAATTTAGGTGTTGATGTGGTATTAGATATAGTAGATAAATATAAACCTTTTTATAAAGCCAATCAATATCAAGATCTATCAAAAACATTAAAATCTAAAGATGTTGAAAGAGTAATCGATTATGCAAAAAGTTTAGGGTTAAACAATATAATTAAGACTTAA
- a CDS encoding 4-phosphopantoate--beta-alanine ligase — MIPKSHPRYESLIQREKIKDAYKEGYLADSGMIAHGRGEAFDYLIGEKTSLSSEKAIKTSVATLLLAKNPVISVNGNSTALAAKEIVDLANETNSKIEINLFYRTEKRVHIISNIYRNLGYENILGDDSENLKYIDNIDSPRATASEEGIYSADVVLVSLEDGDRAEVLVDNGKKVIAIDLNPLSRTAKAVDITIVDNIVRVIPLMIKYAKQLKSKDKNYLKKIVNEFSNTENLKKSLNLIEVAKFEG; from the coding sequence ATGATACCTAAAAGTCATCCTAGATATGAATCACTTATTCAAAGAGAAAAAATAAAAGATGCTTATAAAGAAGGATATCTAGCTGATTCTGGAATGATTGCTCATGGTAGAGGTGAAGCATTTGATTATCTTATTGGAGAAAAAACAAGTCTATCATCTGAAAAAGCAATTAAAACAAGTGTAGCAACCCTTCTTTTAGCAAAAAATCCAGTTATATCAGTAAATGGTAACAGCACTGCATTAGCTGCAAAAGAAATAGTGGATTTAGCTAATGAAACAAATTCTAAAATTGAGATTAATTTATTTTATAGAACTGAAAAGCGTGTTCATATAATTTCAAATATATACCGAAATTTAGGGTATGAAAATATATTAGGTGATGATAGTGAAAACCTAAAATATATTGATAATATTGATTCTCCTAGAGCTACGGCTTCTGAAGAAGGAATTTACTCTGCAGATGTTGTTTTAGTTTCTCTGGAAGATGGTGATAGAGCTGAAGTTCTTGTTGATAATGGTAAAAAAGTTATAGCTATTGATTTAAATCCCTTATCAAGAACTGCTAAAGCAGTTGATATTACTATTGTTGATAATATTGTAAGAGTTATTCCTTTAATGATTAAATATGCAAAACAATTAAAATCTAAAGATAAAAATTATTTAAAAAAGATAGTAAATGAGTTTTCTAATACAGAAAACTTAAAAAAATCTTTAAATCTTATTGAAGTAGCTAAATTTGAAGGATAA
- a CDS encoding nucleoside monophosphate kinase, producing the protein MKVVGISGLPGSGKSLISKIAKEKNIIVINMGDLVRKEAKKRNADVGETSIKLREEFGEYVLAKLTIEKIKKESETVNSKNIFIIEGIRSQHEVSMFRKSFKDFFLLSVFSSPKTRFNRLKSRNRNDDSVEYEGFLKRDQRELDFGIGNVVATSDCIIINEADLETYKNQINRFFNEILN; encoded by the coding sequence ATGAAAGTTGTGGGTATTTCAGGATTACCAGGTTCTGGGAAAAGTTTAATCTCTAAAATTGCAAAAGAAAAGAATATTATTGTAATTAATATGGGAGATTTAGTTAGAAAAGAAGCTAAAAAGAGAAATGCTGATGTTGGAGAAACTTCAATAAAGTTAAGAGAAGAATTTGGAGAATATGTTTTAGCTAAACTAACTATTGAGAAAATTAAAAAAGAGTCAGAAACTGTCAATTCAAAAAATATCTTTATTATAGAAGGTATTCGAAGCCAACATGAAGTCAGTATGTTTAGAAAAAGTTTTAAGGATTTCTTCCTTTTATCAGTATTTTCTTCACCAAAAACAAGATTTAATAGACTTAAAAGTAGGAATCGTAATGATGATTCTGTTGAATATGAAGGTTTCTTAAAAAGAGATCAGAGAGAGCTAGATTTTGGTATAGGTAATGTTGTAGCTACATCTGATTGTATTATTATAAATGAAGCTGATTTAGAAACTTATAAAAATCAAATTAATAGATTTTTCAATGAAATTTTAAATTAG
- a CDS encoding M42 family metallopeptidase: MNLMEKLSTTPGISGFEGKIVEIIKEELENHVDELEEDLMGNVIAIKKGEKKGLKVMLASHMDEIGLMVRHIDKKGFLRFTKIGGINDQMLLNQTVTIHGKNGDITGVIGSKPPHVMKAAERKKIIEYDSMFIDIGAFSKEEAEELVSVGDPISFKSEFEEFPNNLIMGKALDNRIGCYIMIETIKRVNTKATVFGVGTVQEEVGLKGAKTSSFKIDPDMAFALDVTIAGDHPGIKEDNSPAKIGEGPAIILADASGRGIITPEKIKNLLISSSKEADIKYQLEVSEGGTTDASAIHLTRDGIPTGVVSVPTRYIHTTVSIASMEDVENTINLLVKAIDSL, translated from the coding sequence ATGAATTTAATGGAAAAATTATCAACAACACCAGGAATTTCTGGTTTTGAAGGAAAAATCGTTGAAATTATTAAAGAAGAGCTTGAAAATCATGTCGATGAACTTGAAGAAGACTTAATGGGTAATGTTATAGCTATTAAAAAAGGTGAAAAGAAAGGACTAAAAGTAATGTTAGCTTCACATATGGATGAAATAGGGTTAATGGTTCGCCATATTGATAAAAAAGGATTTCTTCGTTTTACAAAAATTGGGGGAATTAATGATCAGATGTTATTAAATCAGACTGTAACAATTCATGGTAAAAATGGAGATATCACTGGTGTTATTGGATCAAAGCCACCTCATGTAATGAAAGCTGCTGAGAGGAAAAAAATTATTGAATATGATTCAATGTTTATAGATATTGGTGCATTTTCAAAAGAAGAAGCTGAAGAATTAGTGAGTGTTGGAGATCCTATAAGTTTTAAATCTGAATTTGAAGAATTTCCCAATAATTTAATCATGGGCAAAGCTCTTGATAATCGTATTGGTTGCTATATAATGATTGAAACAATCAAAAGAGTTAATACTAAAGCAACAGTATTCGGTGTTGGAACTGTTCAAGAGGAAGTTGGTCTAAAAGGTGCTAAAACATCATCATTTAAAATAGACCCTGATATGGCTTTTGCTTTAGATGTTACTATAGCAGGAGATCATCCAGGAATTAAAGAAGATAATTCTCCAGCAAAGATTGGGGAGGGTCCTGCAATAATATTAGCTGATGCAAGTGGAAGAGGTATTATAACTCCTGAAAAAATTAAAAACTTGTTAATATCTTCATCCAAAGAAGCTGATATTAAATATCAACTTGAGGTAAGTGAAGGTGGAACTACTGATGCATCTGCTATTCATTTAACTAGAGATGGAATCCCAACAGGAGTAGTTTCAGTCCCAACAAGATATATACATACAACTGTAAGCATTGCAAGTATGGAAGATGTTGAAAATACGATCAATTTGCTTGTTAAAGCAATTGATAGTTTATAA
- the fdhD gene encoding formate dehydrogenase accessory sulfurtransferase FdhD, protein MSMTSKINTFVYKNDNFIEKEDEIVSDETITLAINNSLTRSFSISPDSLKEFSVGYMLGEGLISSIENVETIDIEGNNISATIDLEDFDIKKELIVGSDCFGGWRSKIDFIDKVESDYVIDPNDLLENTEKIREKAITWKNTGGTHIASFINKEKNEFISKEDISRHVAVDKVIGAAALKKLDFKNSYIIYSGRMPADVLIKIARVGIPIIASNAAPTLSGYTVADEANITMVGFIRGDKFNVYTHPERIIV, encoded by the coding sequence ATGTCAATGACAAGTAAAATCAATACATTCGTTTATAAAAATGATAATTTCATAGAAAAAGAAGATGAGATTGTTTCTGATGAAACAATAACTTTAGCTATAAATAACTCTTTGACTAGAAGTTTTTCAATCAGTCCTGATTCTTTAAAAGAATTTAGTGTTGGATATATGTTAGGAGAAGGATTAATAAGTAGTATTGAAAATGTTGAAACTATAGATATAGAAGGGAATAATATAAGTGCTACTATTGATTTAGAAGATTTTGATATAAAGAAAGAATTGATTGTTGGTTCTGATTGTTTTGGAGGTTGGAGAAGCAAAATAGATTTTATAGATAAAGTTGAATCTGATTATGTAATTGATCCTAATGATTTATTAGAAAATACTGAAAAAATTAGAGAAAAAGCAATAACTTGGAAAAATACTGGTGGTACGCATATAGCTAGTTTTATAAATAAAGAAAAAAATGAATTTATCAGTAAAGAAGACATTAGTAGGCATGTAGCTGTTGATAAGGTTATTGGTGCTGCTGCTTTGAAAAAACTTGATTTTAAAAACTCTTATATTATTTATAGTGGTAGGATGCCAGCTGATGTATTGATAAAGATAGCTCGTGTAGGAATTCCAATAATTGCTTCAAATGCAGCTCCAACATTATCAGGATATACTGTAGCTGATGAAGCTAACATAACTATGGTAGGATTTATAAGAGGAGACAAGTTTAATGTTTATACACACCCAGAACGTATAATAGTTTAA